gcacgACCCCAAAAATTCTTTACGTTTTTAATTTGATAAatgataaataaaagaaaagaaagaaaggaaccaTTCTTCTCCTCTATAAAGCCGCCTCCCtctgtctttcttctccttctttcttcctatttctcGCCTCTCTTTCTCGCTTAAATCTTTGTCCTTCTTCTCGGATCGATCGGTCGGTAGGTGGCGGCGATGGCGGGAGCAAGGGAGGAGAACGTGTACATGGCGAAGCTGGCGGAGCAGGCGGAGCGGTACGAGGAGATGGTGGAGTTCATGGAGAAGGTCGCCGGGGCGGCGGTGGAGGGGGAGGAGCTCACGGTGGAGGAGCGCAACCTCCTCTCGGTGGCTTACAAGAACGTCATCGGCGCCCGCCGCGCCTCGTGGCGGATCGTGTCGTCGATCGAGCAGAAGGAGGAGAGCCGCGGCAACGAGGACCACGTCGCCGCCATCCGCGACTATCGGGCCAAGATCGAGACCGAGCTCACCGACATCTGCAAGGGGATCCTCAAGCTCCTCGAAGTCAGCCTCATCCCCTCCGCGTCCGCCGCTGAGTCCAAGGTCTTCTACCTCAAGATGACGGGCGACTACCATCGCTACCTCGCCGAGTTCAAGACCGGCTCCGACCGCAAGGATGCCGCCGAGAGCACCCTCTCCGCCTACAAGTCCGCCCAGGTATccagtctctccttctctctctctgtgatcCGATCTGATCCCATCGGATTTGTGCTAGGGTTAGTATTTGGGATCGGCGCCAAGATCGAACTTTTTGATCTTTTGTCGTATTATTCTTCATTAATTATTTTCTTGCTTATCTCATGGAGGACatgttagggttagggttagggttagggttagtgTTTGGGATTTGaattacttttattttcttagcaaaaaaaaatagttttatttgttttagaCGGCGGTAgttttgatgatgatggtggtggGGATGATCGATCTGATCTGATGTGATGTGATGTGATGTGAAAGGAAATTGCGGTGGCGGAGCTGTCCCCAACGCACCCGATCCGGCTGGGCCTGTCGCTCAACTTCTCGGTGTTTTACTACGAGATCTTGAATTCACCGGACCGGGCATGTGCTCTTGCGAAACAGGTGAGCTGAATGGATCTtagaaattttaatttctgaaatttgtttttttttgtttttttgaagtTTGCAAACCTCTTGCTATTATTAGAACATTGGTCTCTAACATCCAATAGAGAGAGATTCCATTCATATtataaatttcataattttctgaTCAAATTAAATACATGGATGGGAATAGCCCTGCACCTATAAGCTACACGAGGTAGAATTCAGTGGTTGAATAAATGACCACGTAGCTCCCTTCTTTTGTTTTAATTGTTAGATACAACATGTATGCATCGTGTGACAATTAACAAAGCTTGAATGATGCTGTTCGTGAATTGTACTCCTTTAAAATGGCATTGAACTTATGTGATGTGGGCCGATGGTCGATGCTTATTTTTAAATGATGCGTGGTGTTAAGGTAGTCTTTCACCTGAGCTCATCAAGCTCTGGTATATTCATATACTTGGCTGTTAGGTATTAGGATATTTTGCTTCTGTATTTCTGCATGTATGATATCATCGATTTATTATATTTCCCTTTGACTATGCTGTGTTTCGGTCAGAGCGCCTGGTTTGTCTCCCTTTCTTTGCAAAAAATCTTTTGTTGAGGTTCTGCTCGAATTTTGAATCAGTTTGTTCTATTAGTTCATTTGGCACTGCTTTTAATGGATATCTCTTGCTTATGACGACTTCTTAAAATTGTGTTGGtctctttagactaaagttccAGTATTTCTCTCCTCTTTTTGGTCTAGCTTTTTCTTCACTCTGAAATGTAAAGGATCATTTAGGCCCATTGTTTCCTCGTCGTGTGCTATCAGGCTCTTCTGTAGATCCTTGAATTGGAAGTAAATATGAGTCTTGATATGCTATTGAGATATTAATCTTATCTTCCAATTGGTGCTCCTAGGCATTTGATGAAGCAATTGCAGAACTGGATACACTTGGCGAGGAATCTTACAAAGATAGCACCCTTATCATGCAGCTTCTTCGAGATAATCTTACCTTGTGGACTTCAGACATGCAGGTCTTTGAACGTTGAATATGATAAGTAACATGTATTTATGTCTTCAATCGGTGATCACATTCTCATCAAGAGTTCAATTGATTAATATCTGTTGTTTCCAGGATGATGGGGTAGACGAGATCAAAGAAGCACCCAAGCATGATGACGAACAGAAGTAGTAGGTATGAAATTGGATCCTCATTGCTGATCGAGGGTCCCTCTGATTGGTCGTACTTATATTATAGGAGAGAGATGGATATTAGTTGTTTGTCAGTGGGTTTGATCTCTTGACATTCCATTTCTCACTAATCTGCTGCCTCCTGGAGTGTCATCCTGTTTGTGTTCTTGGcttgtctttcttcttgttctctTAAATATGAATCCTCTACTTTTATGTGCTCCTTTTATCATCATTAGGTCTGCTGTTGTGTTTGAATTTGAAAATGCAAGACTCTAATATGCTGGCCAGCGAAAGTCCCCTTTTTATGGGATTCAATGGCTTTCTGCAATGATATGCAATGAGAGACTTCATCTCATGTTCTTTTAATGGAATACCTTATATAATTATACTctgcttttatttttgttacaGTATTTTCAATTTTGCATGATGAGCCAATTCAAAATAAAATCTCAACAAGATCTATTTATGAAAAATCTGAGGGATGAGGCCATTGGTTGAAACTTAGGAGGTTTTTCATCGTACTGGTCCTGTTTGTTGGTGAAAATGAGGAATGTATAGATTAGTAATGTGATTTAGTAATGTTTTAAATTGCTTATACATAAAATGATATGATTTAGAGATTCTGATCTATGCATCAAACGTTTCCAAGATGAGATCTTCTTAAAtatatcttctctctctctctctctctctctctatatatatatatatatatatatatatattaatgataTCAATTTTAGATGGTCGTTGGTTCCTTTTCTTCAGTTTGCGTGGACCACCAACCAACACATCAACTGCTGACGATAAGACATGGTATCATTATATGATACTGTAGAGATAAGGTTTGGCAGGGTTTTCTGGAGTCTGAGCCAAGTCTGCCGATGTCTATCTAGACTACGTGTAGGTGGAGAGAGTTTGTTGCATAACGAGGTGTGCGCCCAACCGGACCCCATGGGGCCTCTGGGACGTTCCTATTATGGCTGACACCGTGCACCAAGCACAACTCATAATGCTGCTTGCCCTATTACTAGACCCCTCAATGTAGAGCAAGCCAGATTTACAAGTAGAGGCTATCTTCTTGTTAGAAATGCCGAGATTTTTCTATTTCATTCACCTGGatgacaaaaaaacaaaaacgcTTGCTGTTAGCTCCCATAGGCACATTCTGACTTGAACCACCAAGGCAAAGTGCATCTAAACTATGTCAAACCATGCATGCACCACGCCATATTGTGACCGCTTGAACCAACTTGTGCGAGCAATCCTGTTAAACCTTAAGAAAATTTCACTCAGGTTTTATTGTTTTAACTATATACGATTTCGCACCAGACACCTATCTCATTGTCTGGCTTCATGCCTGGACTCATCATCTCTCGTTGGGGATCGACGAAATGAACCGAGAAGAAAGTGCAGGAGGAATAACAAAAAATCCGCAGTGCAATCACTCCATTAATACCTGCTTGCCGGCAAATCTGCCAATGCTTGTGGTGGAATGTTAGGTAAGGCCTACGGTGCCCGCTTAAGGTCTCTTTGACTCAGTTTGGATGTAGAATAAGCATTTCGGGTAGAACTTTTTGTTGTCCGATAGATCTAGTTATTTATGGAAGAAATTAGGATAACTAATAATGATACATAATTTGCATTTGGAATAAGTATTTTTATTTCCATTTAATCATTACTTATTTCTTACAAATGAAATGTGGCTGATTATTGTTTGGATGAAAGTtgcatatattttctttttggttacacttttttttaatatatatatatatatatatatatatatatatatatatatatatatatatatatatatatatatatataatgggcTTTCTTGAGTATGTGCCCAAATCAAGTGAGGATAGTGGAATGCTGGGGACCTAGGGAATAATTGATCTCCAAATATCTCTAACCGTACTGTCGGGGATCAACTGTTCCCCCGCACGATTTGGTCAGTTCaacatttataattttattccaGTAATAAGGCAGTATAAATGCCTTATCCCATCTCGTATCCCAGTTCCGACCTAGGCCCTGATGGCTATACTAAAGTTTTGGATTCAAATCTTGCCTTTATTAGGGTTGAGAGGGTTTGAGATATTTAGAGGAAAgctatccttttttttgtttttttgtttttggttaaGTGTAAAGCTATCTT
This is a stretch of genomic DNA from Phoenix dactylifera cultivar Barhee BC4 chromosome 9, palm_55x_up_171113_PBpolish2nd_filt_p, whole genome shotgun sequence. It encodes these proteins:
- the LOC103701775 gene encoding 14-3-3 protein 6-like, producing MAGAREENVYMAKLAEQAERYEEMVEFMEKVAGAAVEGEELTVEERNLLSVAYKNVIGARRASWRIVSSIEQKEESRGNEDHVAAIRDYRAKIETELTDICKGILKLLEVSLIPSASAAESKVFYLKMTGDYHRYLAEFKTGSDRKDAAESTLSAYKSAQEIAVAELSPTHPIRLGLSLNFSVFYYEILNSPDRACALAKQAFDEAIAELDTLGEESYKDSTLIMQLLRDNLTLWTSDMQDDGVDEIKEAPKHDDEQK